TCGTCACTTTGAAATGCAAGTGTTGTATGGGATGGGGGATAAATTAGCGAAAGCTTTGGTAGACAAGGGTTATCGAGTCCGAGTTTACTGTCCTTATGGTGAGTTGTTACCGGGGATGGCTTATCTAATTCGGCGGTTGTTGGAAAATACGGCTAATAGTTCGTTTTTACGGCAAAATCTGGAGAATAGACCAATTGAGGAGTTGTTAGCGCCTCCAAATATCGATTTGTCTCACGCAGAGGCGCAGAGGCGCAGAGAGGAAGGGGAGTTTGTCGGTGTGGCAGATACAGATTATGCTGAAGAGTCAGCAGCCAGGATGTCTACTGAGGCTTTTGCTGCGGTGCGTCAACAATTGGGTAGGACTTATTTACCTTTGGTGAATGGGGAGTATTTGAATACGGCGGAGTTTGTTGATTCTCTGAATCCTTCTAATTTTAGTGAGGTGGTGGGTAAGGTTGGTTTGCTGAGTGTGGAACAGGCGGAAGAGGCGATGCGGGCGGCTAAGGCGGCTTTTCCTGCTTGGAAGAAAACGCCTGTACAGCAACGCGCTGGGGTTCTCAGGAAGGCGGCTGATTTGATGGAAGCACGTCGGGCTGAACTTTCGGCTTGGATTGTTTTGGAGGTGGGGAAACCTGTTAAGGAAGCAGATGCTGAGGTTTCTGAGGCGATAGATTTTTGTCTGTATTATGCTGATGAAATGGAACGTCTGGATGCAGGTGTAATCTATGACGTAGCCGGGGAAACTAATCGTTATATTTACCAAGGTAGGGGAATTGCTGTGGTGATTTCTCCTTGGAATTTTCCGTTAGCGATCGCCTGTGGAATGACTGTTGCAGCTTTGGTTGCAGGTAATTGTACTTTGCTCAAACCTGCGGAAACATCTTCGGTAATTACTGCAAAACTCACAGAAATCTTGATTGAGGCGGGGATACCTAAAGGTGTATTTCAATACGTCCCAGGTAAGGGTTCCCAAGTTGGTGCTTACTTGGTAAATCATGCAGATACTCACATTATTGCTTTTACTGGTTCTCAAGAAGTGGGTTGTCGTATTTACGCCGAAGCCGCAACGCTCAAACCGGGACAAAAGCATCTGAAGCGGGTAATTGCGGAAATGGGCGGGAAAAATGCGATTATTGTGGATGAAAGTGCTGATTTAGATCAAGCTGTTGTGGGGGTAGTACAGTCAGCCTTTGGTTACAGTGGACAAAAATGTTCTGCCTGTTCGCGGGTAATTGTACTGCAACCGGTATATGATGCTTTTGTGCGGCGGTTAGTAGAGGCGACAAAATCTTTAAATATTGGGGAAGCTGAGTTACCGAGTACCCAAGTTGGTCCAGTCATCGATGCTAAAGCGCGCGATCGCATCCTAGAATATATTGAGAAAGGTAAAGCTGAGGCGCAAGTAGCCCTAGAATTAACAGCACCTGCACAGGGGTATTATATCGGTCCAGTAATATTTAGTGAAGTCGCACCCGATGCCACCATTGCCCAGGAAGAAATATTTGGTCCAGTGCTAGCTGTAACGAAAGTCAAAGATTTTGCTGAAGCTTTAGCCGTGGCGAATGGGACTAATTATGCTTTAACTGGGGGGCTTTATTCTAGAACGCCTTCCCACATTCAGCAAGCACAGACGGATTTTGAAGTCGGGAATGTGTATATTAACCGCAATATTACAGGTGCGATTGTGGCTAGGCAACCTTTTGGTGGTTTTAAGCTTTCTGGTGTGGGTTCTAAAGCTGGAGGTCCTGATTATCTGCTGCAATTCTTAGAACCCCGGACGGTTACGGAAAATATTCAGCGTCAGGGTTTTGCACCCATTGAAGGCGCGGAGTAAATATAATTCTTTTTTTAAACGAACCGCAAAGGACACGAAGAACACGAAGTGAAGAAAGAAAAGGAAGTATTAGCAAACACTCTCTAAATTTCTCTTTCCTTTGTGTCCTTTGTGTCCTTCGTGGTTCGTTTCCTTAAAACTTCAAACCCCAAGCTGCAAAAGCCAAAGTCCCCCAACCAATGAGAAAGGCTACACCACCCAAAGGCGTAATTGCACCCAAGTATTTCAACCCAGTTAAACTTAGGGCGTACAAGCTACCTGAAAAAATCGCAATACCAACGATAAATAACCACCCAGTAGCTATTAACATCGGTTGAGGTGCTGTTGTGCGACTAATTAATAAAGCTACTAACAAAAGTGCCAAAGCATGATACATTTGATAACGTGCGCCTGTATCGAAAATTTCAAGCGATCGCTCACTAATCTTTTCTTTCAAGGCATGAGCAGCAAAAGCACCTGCGGCTACAGATAACCCGCCTAAAATGGCAGCTATGCTAACAAATATTTGTGCCATTTCTTCTAGATGTCAAAATGATATGATACTCCGCCTTTTTCGCTCACCTGAAAATCCCCATTGAATTCTTTAGCTTTCATATCTAAATACTCTTTCGCCTCTGCTGCTGGTAGTTGACAATTCATCGCCAAACCTAACACAGTGACGCGCCCGTTATTTTCTTGGAGCATTTGATAAAAATTCGATTGCAGGCGATCGCTTAATTGTTTCTGAAGTACCTTTTTCTCATTCTTGCCTTGACGATACAACCCTAAGCTCATCCAACCGCCTAACATCATAGTCGGAATACCGAATATTATACCATTTATGGCAGTATTATCAAGTAAATAAAGAGCCGGTTCATTGATAAATTCCTCCGCTACAGCCTCATGGTATCCCGTAGAAATCGGCTTGAGCATCGATTTTTTCTCAGTTGTCGCCGAAACTGATAGTGTCAAAAACATGAATCCCAGTGTCAATAGCCAACCCGCAGCCAATTTTTCAGCAGTCTTCATAATTTCCCATCAGATTTTAAACTTTGCTTGCGATTCTAACCTGACTTTGCTCAAGGTTCCAGCGTACTAAGCTGTTACTGAAAAATTCCCAAGTTAACAACCGAGTAATATTCTCCCCTCTGGTTACTTTCCCGTAGCGTCTCCCTTTAGGAAAAGGCTATGATGTAGACACAAATTTGCCTAACCGAGTAATACTCTCCCCTCTCTTTACTAAGGAGAGGGGTTGGGGGTGAGGTTCTATATTTTATTGGCGCGTAGCTTCCAGTAAACGCGAGTAATAAAAACGAGTCTTAGTCATCGCTTGGCGTTGTACCGTAAAGCCATTACTTTCCAGGATTTTCACCACATCAGCCTCACGGTGCAGATAGGCGCGAGTTGCTTTACTTGGCCCCGGAAAGAAACTGCCAATTTTCTTAAGTATAGTCAAAGCGCAGTTCTTGGGCGCAAAACTCATAATTACCCGTGACTCAGCCAAAGAACAAAGGTGAGAAATCATCTCATCAGCTTTTTCTTGGGGATAATGAATCAGAACATCCAAGCAAATAACCGTGTTGTAGCTACCACTCAAAGATTCTAAATCTTGAACAGCAAAAGTAGTATTTTCGACATTTCCCAAGGTTGCTAAAGCCCTATCCTTAGCTTCTGTCACCATTTTCTCCGAAATATCACTAGCATAGATTTTAGCACCATCTGCCGCCAAGGGAATGCTCAGACTACCCACACCACAACCAGCATCGCAGATTGATAACTCTGGTAAATTACCATCATCTTTCAACCAGCTAATAACTGTATCTACAGTTTGCTGGTGTCCATTGCGGATATCCAACTGGACTTTGTTGACTTCGCCATCGCCGTAAATTCGCCGCCATCTGTCAAACCCCGTGGAATTAAAATACTCGCGAACAATCGTTTTATCGTCAGCTACGTTCATAAAGCTAAATTTTTAAGTGTTCCCAACTCTTCAAATTATCATTAATAGCACCCGTCAAGAATACTTCGACATATTTTTTTAGGAGTTTTTCTCTAACTTATGGCATATTAACTAATTATAGATAGTAATTGTTTTAAATTGGTATTTATTACTTTAAAAGATGAAAAATTTGTTTTACACGCGGTAATCTCAAATAATATCCTGATAATTAAATTTATAGACATTTTATAGGGATTTTTATGTAGGCTGCCGTAGCTCTGACTCAAATTACTAACCTAAGCGCATCCTTTCAATTTCTCATAAGTTTTAATAAAAACCTAAACTTGAAATATACTAGCATTACTTATGCCATAAAAAAATATTTTTTAATAATTCCTAAATATTTGTGTACATTATACATAGTTGAGTTGTTCATTTAGCTTGATTGATTACCAATGACATCAAATTTACTAATTGACAGTCCGATCATTCAATTTACAATTCTCCTAACAGTAATTTTTACTGTTCCTCCTATATTTGAGCGACTGCGAGTACCTGGATTAGTGGGGTTACTGGTAGCAGGTGTTGTCCTGGGGCAAAATGGGCTAAAACTTTTAAATACTGAGTCTGAAACTGTCAGTCTACTATCAGACATTGGTAAAGTTTATTTAATGTTTGTTGCCGGGTTAGAAATTGATTTAAAACAGTTTCGCAAAACTAAAAATCGCTCAATTGTTTTTGGCATTTTAACATTTTTAATCCCATTAATTGCTGGGATATCTGTCGGGAGATTGTTCAATTTTGGCTGGAATGCTTCTGTCCTAATTGGTTCTTTACTAGCTTCCCATACTCTCTTAGCTTATCCCATTGTCAGTCGTCTGGGAGTGGTGATGACTGAAGCTGTGACAGTCACAGTCGGGGCGACAATTTTTACTGACACAGCTGCTTTATTAGTCCTAGCAATTTGTGTAGGAATTCATGGAGGGGAATTCTCCGCCATAAGTTTAGTAACTTTATTAGGTGGATTAGCAATTTATTCTGCTTTTGTACTCTTTGGCTTCGACTGGGCGGGTAAAGAATTTTTTCGCCGTTCTGGAGATGAACAAAGTAACCAATTTTTATTCATCTTACTAGCTTTATTTCTCGCATCTGTGGGAGCGCAGATAGTGGGAGTTGAAAAAATTGTTGGGGCATTTTTAGCAGGTTTAGCAGTGAATGATGTTGTAGGACGTAGCCCAGTTAAAGAAAAAATTGAGTTTATCGGTAGCGTCTTATTTATCCCTTGTTTCTTTGTAGATATGGGACTGCTAATTAATATTCCGGCATTTATCAAAACTCTTGGTTCAATTTGGCTAACAGTGGTAATTGTAGTCGCTTTGATTTCTAGCAAATTTATGGCGGCATTTTTAGCCAAGCTAATTTACCGCTACAACACTGCGGAAATGCTGACAATGTGGTCATTGTCTTTACCACAAGTAGCCGCTACATTAGCAGCAGCCTTAGTTGGCTATCAAACCTTAAATTCTGCTGGTGAAAGGCTAATTAGTGAAAGTGTTTTGAATAGTGTGATTGTCCTGATGTTAGTTACTTCAATTATGGGACCATTAATCACCACGAGATTTGCCGCCTTATTACAAACGCCCCAAACAGATTTAGAAACAGAAAATCCTTCAAATTGGTGGGAAAATCCTGATAGTCAGCCAGCCGAAACAACTCAGCATCCATTCACTGTAGCAGTACCAATATACAACCCCCAAACGCAGCGATATTTAATAGAACTGGCAGCATTAATCGCTCAACATGAATCTGGACAAATTTTGCCATTAGCTATTAGCAAAGCCCATGTTCACATGGATGACCCACAATTAGGAATATCACTAGCGCAAAGTCAAAAAAGATTAAAAATGGCTGAAGAAATCAGTCAAGAATTTAATGTAAAAGTGTCCACAGCAATTCGCATTGATGATGATGTTGCTTTGGCAATTAGCCGCACCAGTCGAGAACAAAATGCTAGTTTAATAGTAATGGGTTGGTCTAGAACCACAGGTTTACGCGCCCGTTTATTTGGTAATATAATTGATAGTGTTTTTTGGTCTTCTCACTGTCCGGTAGCTGTAGCACGCTTGGTAAATAGTCCTAAGACAATTGCCAGAATTATTGTCCCAATTGGAGATTTAAGACCTCAAACTATCAGCGCTTGGCGATTTGCGGAAATGTTAGCTGATGCGAATAAGGCGGAGGTTGTACTATTACACGTTTTTAATAGCAACACTCCTGCTAATTTAGTAGAACAATTTACCACTCAATTATCTGAAATTGTTGCTAAAAGTCAGTTACAGGTAAATACAAATATCCAAATTATAATAGATGATGATGTTGCTAAAGCCATAGTTCGGGAAGCACAAGCTTTTGATTTAGCTGTGTTACGTTCTGTGCGTTATCGTACCACAGGTGGGTTAGCTGTCAGCCAAGTCACAACTCAGGTGATAGATGAGTTAACCGGTTCTATTGTGTTATTGGGAGAGGCTCATCTTTAAATTTTAAACAACTTTTAATTTTGAATCGGATCATTTAGTGGTGGATGTCGTCCAATTTCTCGATCAGCAGCACGAATATTCATTATCCTGGCACGGTTGAATGCTAATGCTGCTACTGTGGCACGTGCTGTTGGGGTCAAGCCAATTACAGAGAGTGTATCCGTTGACCAAATAAAGTGTTCTTGCCAATTATCAGTGCGAGGATTAAATAAAGGCACTTCCGATAATGTTTGCTGATCAAATGCTCTAACTTTATCAGATTTTCGGCGATTGCAATGAAAACACGCTAAAGCTAAATTATTAATTGAGTTCGCACCATGTTTAGAAATAGGAATTACATGGTCTACAGTGAAAGAGACATACTGCCATTGTTCCGAAGCATGACAATATTCGCACAAAAAATTAGCTCGTTGTCTGACTTGATATTGAGTAGCTTTACTAATGTAACGATTGGCAGACAAATTAAGAACTACCTATAATGAGCTTTGGTTTTGATTTAGGAACGTATTTCTGATAATTCGATTTACCAAACTCAGATAATCATCTAATTCTTCATATTCATCTAATTCTGTTTCTTCTTCCGTAGTCAGGGTAAACTCTTTTTGTTTCATTAATAATGCTTCAATTCGTCCCTGAACTAAGCTAGAAGCCCGAAATATCGGCACACTTTCTACAAAATCGATGCGGACAGCAGCATCTAAGGGCAAACTTTTAGGTAAGTGCGAAAATTTCAGAGGTAAATTAGTTGTCATTGCATTTATGTCCAAGAATTCAGCTAAATAATCTTTGCCAAGTTAGTTGTTTTGTATTTTCATCTCTGTACCAGCGTAACAAATTGGCGGCTGGACTGGAAATAATTCCGGGTAAATTTATTGCTTTTCTAGGTGCATTTGTAGCTAAAGTTATGGCACTTTCTAGATCACACACTCCCCAGTTTACCAAATTCTGCACTCCCACTAATAAGGGTAAAGTTGTCCCTGATAAAGTCCCATCCAATAATCTGGCTGTACCGTTTTTCACTTCAATTTGCCGACTGTCCCAAGGATACACGCCATCGGGTAGCCCCAGAG
The window above is part of the Nodularia spumigena CCY9414 genome. Proteins encoded here:
- the pruA gene encoding L-glutamate gamma-semialdehyde dehydrogenase produces the protein MVLQVKTSTYEAKTQEIAKQLLGATQENRSFLGSLRDQMRWDDKLLAWAMSNPGLRVQLFRFIDTLPALQHKPEIAAHLQEYLGEESVELPSALKAMLNFAHPDSMPGQVAATTVSTAVETLAHKYISGENIKQVIKTVERLRKDKMAFTIDLLGEAVITETEAQSYLERYLELMQQLVEASKNWSVIPAIDQADGEQLPQVQVSVKLTAFYSQFDPLDAKGSEEKVSDRIRTLLRLAKELGAAVHFDMEQYAYKDITLNILQKLLLEDEFRQRTDIGVTIQAYLRDSEEDAKNLISWLKRRGYPLTIRLVKGAYWDQETIKAEQKHWKQPVYNEKAATDANFETITQLLLENHQYVYAAIGSHNVRSQARAIAIAQSLNVPRRHFEMQVLYGMGDKLAKALVDKGYRVRVYCPYGELLPGMAYLIRRLLENTANSSFLRQNLENRPIEELLAPPNIDLSHAEAQRRREEGEFVGVADTDYAEESAARMSTEAFAAVRQQLGRTYLPLVNGEYLNTAEFVDSLNPSNFSEVVGKVGLLSVEQAEEAMRAAKAAFPAWKKTPVQQRAGVLRKAADLMEARRAELSAWIVLEVGKPVKEADAEVSEAIDFCLYYADEMERLDAGVIYDVAGETNRYIYQGRGIAVVISPWNFPLAIACGMTVAALVAGNCTLLKPAETSSVITAKLTEILIEAGIPKGVFQYVPGKGSQVGAYLVNHADTHIIAFTGSQEVGCRIYAEAATLKPGQKHLKRVIAEMGGKNAIIVDESADLDQAVVGVVQSAFGYSGQKCSACSRVIVLQPVYDAFVRRLVEATKSLNIGEAELPSTQVGPVIDAKARDRILEYIEKGKAEAQVALELTAPAQGYYIGPVIFSEVAPDATIAQEEIFGPVLAVTKVKDFAEALAVANGTNYALTGGLYSRTPSHIQQAQTDFEVGNVYINRNITGAIVARQPFGGFKLSGVGSKAGGPDYLLQFLEPRTVTENIQRQGFAPIEGAE
- a CDS encoding DUF423 domain-containing protein, coding for MAQIFVSIAAILGGLSVAAGAFAAHALKEKISERSLEIFDTGARYQMYHALALLLVALLISRTTAPQPMLIATGWLFIVGIAIFSGSLYALSLTGLKYLGAITPLGGVAFLIGWGTLAFAAWGLKF
- the bchM gene encoding magnesium protoporphyrin IX methyltransferase, whose amino-acid sequence is MNVADDKTIVREYFNSTGFDRWRRIYGDGEVNKVQLDIRNGHQQTVDTVISWLKDDGNLPELSICDAGCGVGSLSIPLAADGAKIYASDISEKMVTEAKDRALATLGNVENTTFAVQDLESLSGSYNTVICLDVLIHYPQEKADEMISHLCSLAESRVIMSFAPKNCALTILKKIGSFFPGPSKATRAYLHREADVVKILESNGFTVQRQAMTKTRFYYSRLLEATRQ
- a CDS encoding cation:proton antiporter — translated: MTSNLLIDSPIIQFTILLTVIFTVPPIFERLRVPGLVGLLVAGVVLGQNGLKLLNTESETVSLLSDIGKVYLMFVAGLEIDLKQFRKTKNRSIVFGILTFLIPLIAGISVGRLFNFGWNASVLIGSLLASHTLLAYPIVSRLGVVMTEAVTVTVGATIFTDTAALLVLAICVGIHGGEFSAISLVTLLGGLAIYSAFVLFGFDWAGKEFFRRSGDEQSNQFLFILLALFLASVGAQIVGVEKIVGAFLAGLAVNDVVGRSPVKEKIEFIGSVLFIPCFFVDMGLLINIPAFIKTLGSIWLTVVIVVALISSKFMAAFLAKLIYRYNTAEMLTMWSLSLPQVAATLAAALVGYQTLNSAGERLISESVLNSVIVLMLVTSIMGPLITTRFAALLQTPQTDLETENPSNWWENPDSQPAETTQHPFTVAVPIYNPQTQRYLIELAALIAQHESGQILPLAISKAHVHMDDPQLGISLAQSQKRLKMAEEISQEFNVKVSTAIRIDDDVALAISRTSREQNASLIVMGWSRTTGLRARLFGNIIDSVFWSSHCPVAVARLVNSPKTIARIIVPIGDLRPQTISAWRFAEMLADANKAEVVLLHVFNSNTPANLVEQFTTQLSEIVAKSQLQVNTNIQIIIDDDVAKAIVREAQAFDLAVLRSVRYRTTGGLAVSQVTTQVIDELTGSIVLLGEAHL
- a CDS encoding HNH endonuclease, which encodes MSANRYISKATQYQVRQRANFLCEYCHASEQWQYVSFTVDHVIPISKHGANSINNLALACFHCNRRKSDKVRAFDQQTLSEVPLFNPRTDNWQEHFIWSTDTLSVIGLTPTARATVAALAFNRARIMNIRAADREIGRHPPLNDPIQN